Proteins from one Telopea speciosissima isolate NSW1024214 ecotype Mountain lineage chromosome 1, Tspe_v1, whole genome shotgun sequence genomic window:
- the LOC122667311 gene encoding transcription factor LHW-like: MGFLLKEALKCLCGENQWSYAVFWKIGCRNPTLLVWEECHYEPARYSSLLGISGLESTEVLLKEWEELGSFPETQLYRLGCQVEDQVCSLIKMMMTNQVHVVGEGIVGRAAFTGCHLWIHRENGMGEGHPSEVMAEVNHQFSAGMQTVTVIPVLPHGVVQLASTSTIRENMGFVNNVKSLFTQLGSVPDALLSNSYVKQDPCQKIEVPISPSVPVLADQTFCKMAKFAPLVGDSFNQQILSSQASGVALQSSQSLITQNQDNMPANTSTLRTTSSVAPSTFKSLHDLVQATALPPRKSNVPLIGRQETASTGSEVFPSSSAGQFNPQSFPYDPCSRSGHQSTLGQSSVSYSGLTFMEQQILSGKGLRGPVNHSLPASNSSATEVRTIRAGVSNYLKGSDTTSLLGGSELPNAGSGLQTLTSDMRTRSIPYRSADIKSNCIPQEGNGFRSNSSNTKAVSLSTHADQSNTSDMLRGSSHQSHSSTDGKHDQTEFSVREHGMEKDLFQAFNIPPGNQDCCISRSGTMSAIIQDCLVTSQECERGTAAPQPVCEDACVRHSSGEDLFDILGLDFKSKLLCGTGSDASVHSLGTDISMCLTQIDAGSDFYAINDGISESGIFSEAGTDHLLDAVVSKVQTTSKQKIDDNVSCRTSVTKLSSFSVISDAPTSGHVSISDQMKIDMFGLPPPPTTVELARSSSFKSGCSVDNAGGSQTNPIYRSQISLWMEDGQNLKQENSISTANSKRPDETGKANRKRLRPGESPRPRPKDRQMIQDRVKELREIVPNGAKCSIDALLERTIKHMLFLQSVTKHADKLKQSGESKIISKEGRLLMKDKFEGGATWAYEVGSQSMIYPIIVEDLNAPRQMLVEMLCEDRGSFLEIADIIRGLGLTILKGVMEARNDKVWAHFAVEANRDVSRMEIFLSLVHLLEQAGKGSSPALKGFDSSSLMVHNTFNQASIPATGPCNSLQ; the protein is encoded by the exons ATGGGGTTCTTGTTAAAAGAAGCTCTGAAGTGTCTCTGCGGCGAGAATCAGTGGTCGTACGCTGTTTTCTGGAAAATCGGTTGCCGGAATCCGAC GCTCTTGGTTTGGGAAGAATGTCATTACGAGCCTGCACGGTACTCTTCTCTActgggcatttctggacttgaGAGCACAGAAGTGCTTCTCAAAGAGTGGGAAGAACTTGGGAGTTTCCCTGAAACTCAGCTTTATCGGCTTGGATGTCAAGTTGAGGACCAAGTTTGTTCTCTCATTAAGATGATGATGACTAACCAGGTCCATGTCGTTGGAGAAGG AATAGTTGGACGTGCTGCTTTCACTGGATGTCATCTGTGGATTCATCGAGAAAACGGCATGGGGGAAGGTCATCCATCTGAG GTTATGGCTGAGGTGAACCACCAATTTTCAGCTGGCATGCAg ACAGTTACAGTCATTCCTGTGCTTCCACATGGTGTCGTTCAGCTTGCTTCCACATCAACG ATAAGGGAGAATATGGGTTTTGTGAACAACGTGAAGAGTTTATTTACACAACTAGGAAGTGTGCCTGACGCTCTCTTATCTAATAGTTATGTGAAGCAAGATCCTTGCCAGAAGATTGAAGTACCCATCTCTCCAAGTGTACCTGTCTTGGCAGACCAAACTTTTTGTAAAATGGCAAAATTTGCTCCGCTTGTAGGTGACAGCTTTAATCAACAAATCCTCTCATCTCAAGCTTCGGGAGTTGCCCTCCAATCTTCTCAGTCTTTAATTACACAGAATCAGGACAATATGCCAGCTAATACTTCAACATTGCGAACCACTTCTAGTGTGGCTCCATCTACTTTCAAATCTCTTCATGACCTCGTCCAGGCGACGGCTCTCCCACCGAGGAAGTCAAATGTTCCTCTCATTGGTCGACAAGAAACTGCATCCACCGGCTCTGAAGTGTTCCCTTCCAGTTCAGCTGGGCAGTTTAACCCACAGAGTTTTCCATATGATCCATGTTCCCGATCTGGTCACCAATCTACACTTGGGCAATCGAGTGTAAGTTATAGTGGCCTAACATTTATGGAACAACAGATCCTGTCAGGTAAGGGGTTAAGGGGCCCTGTTAACCATAGTTTACCTGCATCAAACAGCAGTGCTACAGAAGTAAGGACCATCAGAGCTGGTGTATCTAATTATTTGAAAGGTTCTGATACTACTTCCTTGCTTGGAGGAAGTGAGTTACCTAATGCTGGAAGTGGTCTTCAAACACTGACCTCAGATATGCGCACACGTTCAATCCCATATAGATCAGCTGACATAAAGTCTAATTGCATTCCTCAAGAGGGAAATGGTTTTCGGTCTAATTCATCCAACACAAAGGCTGTTTCCTTGTCCACCCATGCAGATCAATCAAATACAAGTGACATGCTTCGAGGGAGTTCCCATCAAAGCCATTCCTCCACTGATGGAAAGCATGATCAAACTGAGTTTTCTGTAAGAGAACATGGAATGGAGAAGGATTTGTTTCAGGCCTTCAATATCCCACCAGGAAATCAGGATTGTTGCATTTCTAGAAGTGGGACCATGTCTGCCATTATTCAAGACTGCCTGGTGACTAGTCAGGAGTGTGAGAGGGGAACTGCAGCTCCACAACCTGTCTGTGAGGATGCATGTGTTCGACATTCTTCAGGTGAAGACTTGTTTGATATCTTGGGTCTTGATTTTAAAAGCAAACTATTATGTGGCACTGGAAGTGATGCAAGTGTGCACAGTTTGGGTACAGACATTTCCATGTGTCTAACGCAGATAGATGCTGGTTCTGATTTTTATGCGATAAATGATGGGATCTCAGAAAGTGGGATTTTTTCTGAAGCTGGGACTGACCATTTGTTGGATGCTGTGGTTTCAAAGGTTCAGACTACTTCTAAGCAGAAAATCGATGATAATGTGTCTTGCAGGACGTCAGTGACAAAGTTAAGTAGCTTTTCAGTTATCTCGGATGCTCCTACATCTGGCCATGTTAGTATTTCTGATCAGATGAAGATAGATATGTTTGGTCTGCCTCCACCTCCTACGACGGTAGAATTAGCGAGATCAAGTTCTTTTAAATCTGGATGTAGTGTGGATAATGCTGGTGGGTCTCAAACGAACCCAATTTATAGATCTCAAATCAGTTTATGGATGGAAGATGGCCAGAACTTGAAGCAAGAAAATAGTATCTCAACTGCCAATTCTAAGAGACCCGATGAAACAGGGAAAGCAAATCGCAAAAGGCTTAGACCTGGAGAGAGCCCTAGACCTCGGCCAAAAGATCGTCAGATGATCCAAGACCGTGTGAAGGAGTTGCGGGAGATTGTACCTAATGGTGCAAAG TGTAGCATTGATGCACTGCTTGAACGTACTATTAAGCACATGCTCTTCTTGCAAAGTGTGACAAAGCATGCAGATAAGCTAAAGCAATCCGGGGAATCCAAG ATTATCAGTAAGGAGGGTAGGCTGCTAATGAAGGACAAATTTGAGGGAGGGGCAACCTGGGCATATGAAGTTGGTTCCCAATCCATGATCTACCCAATCATAGTAGAGGATTTGAATGCTCCTCGTCAGATGCTTGTGGAG ATGCTTTGTGAAGATCGTGGTTCCTTTCTAGAGATTGCTGATATAATCCGAGGATTGGGATTGACCATTCTGAAGGGCGTGATGGAAGCTCGGAATGACAAGGTGTGGGCGCACTTTGCAGTAGAG GCAAACAGGGATGTCTCAAGGATGGAAATATTTCTGTCGCTTGTTCACCTGTTAGAGCAAGCTGGAAAGGGTAGTTCACCAGCACTGAAAGGCTTTGATAGCAGCAGCCTGATGGTGCATAACACTTTCAACCAAGCATCCATACCTGCGACAGGTCCATGTAATAGCTTGCAGTAA